A part of Kwoniella dejecticola CBS 10117 chromosome 5, complete sequence genomic DNA contains:
- a CDS encoding isopentenyl-diphosphate delta-isomerase, translating to MTTAVIETIPPSLPAASASISLDAYDEEQVKLMEERCILVTPEDKVYGEDSKKTCHLMANINTGLLHRAFSVFLFRPSDGRLLLQKRADEKITFPSMWTNTCCSHPLSIKSELVEEDQAGVKSAAIRKLPQELGIPSTQLKSEDFIYLTKIHYLAPSDGLWGEHEIDYILFSTIDVDLDLNPNEVSDAKYVSKDELEAMFSDSDNSFTPWFKLIARDLLYPWWDEMLAKSKAEGSGKVNASVLANGPKVGELIKMI from the exons ATGACGACGGCAGTCATCGAGACCATCCCACCTTCTTTACCCGCAGCTTCAGCCAGCATAAGCTTAGATGCGTACGACGAGGAACAGGTGAAATTGATGGAAGAACGATGTATACTTGTGACACCCGAGGACAAAGTGTATGGCGAAGATAGTAAGAAGACGT GTCATTTGATGGCAAACATAAATACTGGTTTACTCCACCGAGCATTCTCGGTGTTCCTCTTCAGGCCCTCGGACGGTCGATTGCTTTTACAGAAGCGTGCAGACGAGAAGATCACTTTCCCAAGTATGTGGACGAATACCTGTTGTTCGCATCCGTTGAGTATCAAGTCGGAGCTAGTcgaggaggatcaagctg GTGTCAAATCAGCGGCTATTCGAAAATTACCGCAAGAACTCGGTATACCTTCTACGCAATTGAAGTCGGAAGACTTCATCTACCTTACCAAGATCCACTACTTGGCACCCAGTGATGGATTGTGGGGAGAACACGAGA TCGATTACATCCTTTTCTCGACTATCGACGTGGACCTGGATTTGAATCCGAACGAAGTCAGCGATGCCAAGTATGTCTCGAAAGATGAATTGGAAGCTATGTTCTCGGATTCGG ACAACTCGTTCACTCCTTGGTTCAAGCTCATCGCCCGAGATCTCTTATATCCATGGTGGGACGAAATGCTCGCCAAGTCAAAAGCCGAGGGGAGCGGTAAAGTCAATGCTAGTGTATTGGCTAATGGACCCAAAGTCggcgaattgatcaagatgatctaA